A portion of the Punica granatum isolate Tunisia-2019 chromosome 7, ASM765513v2, whole genome shotgun sequence genome contains these proteins:
- the LOC116213303 gene encoding uncharacterized protein LOC116213303, which yields MPRLYLPRPSPLPLSSAQSPPSSLVPPMADTIGDHFKAELKFTNVWEGIPRNPLLPFTSSVKDLDGNREDVHCQDNGHAVGLDSWSLLILLLQRELSSRSMSLRNLPRSSQNSDSGFLNLKRPSAFVRVV from the exons ATGCCCCGTCTCTACCTTCCTCGTCCTTCTCCGTTGCCTCTCAGTTCTGCCCAATCTCCACCTTCTTCACTTGTCCCTCCAATGGCAGACACAATTGGTGACCATTTCAAGGCTGAATTGAAGTTCACTAACGTTTGGGAAGGCATTCCTCGGAATCCTCTCCTTCCATTCACTTCGTCAG TGAAGGATCTCGATGGAAACAGAGAAGATGTTCATTGTCAAGACAACGGTCACGCCGTGGGTTTGGATTCATGGTCTTTGTTGATCCTTCTGTTGCAGAGAGAGTTGTCCTCAAGAAGCATGTCTTTGAGGAATTTGCCTCGGAGCAGCCAGAACTCTGACAGCGGGTTCTTGAACCTTAAGAGGCCATCAGCCTTTGTCAGGGTCGTGTAA
- the LOC116213297 gene encoding UPF0481 protein At3g47200-like encodes MEETSIIIIDKLRQLPPAKPKSYIFKVHHELCAANKEVYEPVLVSIGPYYHYKRKSQLQYMEQHELRCLNDLLTRKEEQGVATRSDQIRKYLGVLEGLEDKARGYYADPVDLKKNDFLEMLLLDGCFIIELFRKADWSRNEEERETDPLFEADWVAASLGRDLTLLENQIPFIVLLELYSMIGDRPDPLDLIKMAVSYLPVPDTLPSGILNREKLSDIKHILDLVRKLMLVEEILEMKDKSASTESTSGSVKKYILDLVRKFRLVKEILERTDESATSVSIKK; translated from the coding sequence ATGGAGGAGACCTCGATTATTATCATTGATAAACTGCGTCAGTTGCCTCCTGCTAAGCCAAAGAGTTATATATTTAAGGTTCATCACGAACTATGTGCTGCGAATAAAGAGGTGTACGAGCCTGTGTTGGTTTCGATTGGACCATACTATCATTATAAACGCAAGAGTCAACTTCAATATATGGAACAACATGAGTTGCGCTGCCTAAACGATCTGCTTACACGAAAGGAGGAGCAAGGAGTCGCAACCAGATCTGACCAAATAAGGAAGTATCTTGGGGTTTTGGAAGGATTGGAAGATAAGGCTCGTGGTTACTATGCGGATCCCGTCGATCTTAAGAAAAATGACTTCCTAGAAATGTTGTTACTGGATGGCTGCTTTATCATTGAGCTGTTCCGTAAAGCTGATTGGAGTCGTAATGAAGAGGAAAGAGAAACGGACCCTCTCTTTGAAGCTGATTGGGTAGCTGCGTCCTTAGGGAGGGATTTAACGCTACTTGAAAATCAAATTCCATTCATTGTTCTGCTGGAACTTTATTCTATGATTGGTGATCGGCCTGACCCGCTCGACCTTATTAAAATGGCAGTGAGTTATCTCCCAGTACCTGATACATTACCTTCAGGGATATTAAATCGAGAGAAACTCAGCGATATTAAGCATATTTTGGATCTTGTCCGCAAGTTGATGTTGGTTGAGGAGATCTTGGAAATGAAAGATAAAAGTGCCTCGACAGAATCCACTTCTGGGAGTGTCAAAAAGTACATTTTGGATCTTGTCCGCAAGTTCAGGCTGGTTAAGGAGATCTTGGAAAGGACAGATGAAAGTGCCACTTCTGTGAGTatcaaaaagtaa